Proteins co-encoded in one Bemisia tabaci chromosome 9, PGI_BMITA_v3 genomic window:
- the LOC109036837 gene encoding uncharacterized protein, with translation MEQSFMVGSSAGSGPENSSIGNQEATVIGLVQSLSTPLPAKTLQYRNIDPVGCGASLMNDSLLSMVKSTVKVEEEVSENKDVILELVSYPSSSSDVPLKYEDDVLDERIQEAPVSSNKQKASRGNPSNVTTEDVPNIANFESDLNFLNQSNIVNNIEVKVKEECSHEEVITSELVKYSSADSNEAFKSEDDSFEEEPYFPLDDSPAQEKGSEKNCCKDQVRSKASVSKLRNVSVKLVDIFPNSVRKLGKAHYQDKSCACIFCRGEYKWTAGLPYLPKDIGRLSRVAPHESALKSGQDSTDSSVLSNKVLFECSECSKKFTLKNSLSKHLKENCKVVKSKEGYTAKYRKKQGKKNYICTECSRDCKSNAELLNHMRVHTKERPFSCEVCSKSYTQKSAVNAHIRRVHLKLKPINATCSLCPKKFNSQCQLAVHVRAVHLQEKPYSCKLCPAKFAYPGQSLKVHIRSVHRKEKPYACSLCSASFSQNSHLGVHMRAIHLNQKFSCELCPAKLAQKSELRRHYKAVHLKEKPYECSDCAKTFPFKSALESHKDSVHNPNRERNFSCEICSAAFITKEGLHLHLRSIHSDERPFTCDICQATFKRKFTMKAHIRSHDPEKRFSCDVCFVKLKSKRSLEYHLQSHRGERQCFTCHICSLEFSSKSYVKLHLKAVHENKRMFSCKLCPAKFKQNQHLNIHLQGVHLKGKTFNCAHCQAKFRIRQSLNLHIKAKHLAPSYICDYCSAKFALKGGLKLHIRVVHLKEKLFSCHLCPAKFGQGSNLRSHVRRIHLEDKPFSCNVCTIKYQYKQDLKKHMLSHSERTEDSVGGELHS, from the coding sequence ATGGAGCAATCATTTATGGTAGGGAGTTCAGCCGGTTCAGGCCCTGAAAACTCATCCATCGGAAACCAAGAGGCAACAGTTATAGGATTAGTGCAGTCTTTATCCACTCCATTACCAGCAAAAACTCTTCAGTACAGAAATATCGATCCTGTAGGATGCGGCGCAAGTCTGATGAATGATTCTCTTTTGTCAATGGTAAAGTCAACTGTGAAAGTGGAAGAAGAAGTTTCCGAAAATAAAGATGTAATTCTCGAACTTGTGAGTTACCCGTCCTCCAGTTCTGACGTTCCTCTGAAATATGAAGATGATGTATTGGACGAAAGGATACAAGAAGCACCCGTCAgttcaaacaaacaaaaagcaAGCCGTGGCAATCCAAGCAATGTAACAACAGAGGATGTGCCAAAcatcgccaattttgaaagtgaTCTGAATTTTTTGAATCAAAGTAACATTGTGAACAATATAGAAGTAAAAGTGAAGGAAGAGTGTTCACACGAAGAGGTCATAACCAGTGAGCTGGTCAAATATTCTTCTGCGGACTCAAATGAAGCATTCAAGTCTGAAGATGACAGCTTTGAAGAGGAACCCTATTTTCCACTTGATGACAGCCCTGCGCAGGAGAAAGGCTCAGAAAAAAACTGTTGCAAGGATCAAGTTAGGTCCAAGGCCAGTGTATCAAAATTGAGAAATGTTTCCGTCAAACTTGTTGATATTTTCCCAAACAGCGTTCGGAAGCTTGGCAAAGCCCACTATCAGGATAAATCGTGTGCTTGCATTTTCTGTCGAGGAGAGTACAAGTGGACTGCTGGTTTGCCCTATCTCCCCAAAGATATCGGCAGACTGTCAAGAGTAGCTCCACATGAATCAGCCCTTAAATCGGGGCAAGATTCTACTGACAGCTCGGTTTTATCCAACAAAGTTTTGTTTGAATGCAGTGAGTGTTCAAAAAAGTTTACCCTCAAAAATAGTTTAAGCaaacatttgaaagaaaattgcaaagttGTGAAAAGTAAAGAGGGTTATACAGCAAAATATCGTAAAAagcagggaaaaaaaaattatatttgcaCTGAATGTTCTCGGGATTGCAAAAGCAATGCAGAGTTACTTAATCACATGAGAGTGCATACGAAAGAAAGACCTTTTAGCTGCGAAGTATGCTCGAAATCGTACACTCAAAAATCAGCCGTGAACGCTCATATCAGACGTGTacatttgaaattaaaaccaATTAATGCAACTTGTAGTTTGTGTCCCAAGAAATTCAACTCTCAGTGCCAACTTGCAGTGCATGTAAGGGCAGTACATCTTCAAGAAAAACCTTACAGTTGCAAGTTGTGTCCGGCTAAGTTCGCCTACCCCGGCCAGAGCCTCAAAGTGCATATACGGTCAGTTCACAGGAAGGAAAAACCATATGCTTGCAGCCTGTGCTCGGCATCATTTTCACAGAATAGCCATTTAGGAGTTCATATGAGGGCTATacatttaaaccaaaaattcagCTGTGAGCTATGCCCGGCCAAATTGGCGCAAAAATCCGAGCTTAGACGTCATTACAAAGCCGTGCATCTTAAAGAGAAACCATATGAATGCAGTGATTGCGCTAAAACCTTCCCCTTCAAATCAGCACTGGAAAGTCACAAAGATTCAGTGCACAATCCTAATCGTGAAAGAAATTTTAGTTGTGAGATTTGCTCTGCTGCTTTCATAACAAAAGAAGGCTTACATCTGCATCTACGATCCATCCACAGCGACGAACGACCGTTTACCTGCGACATTTGTCAAGCCACTTTCAAAAGGAAATTCACCATGAAAGCACACATACGTTCTCACGATCCTGAGAAACGCTTCAGTTGTGACGTGTGCTTTGTGAAATTAAAATCCAAACGGTCCCTTGAGTATCATCTGCAATCGCATCGTGGCGAAAGACAATGTTTTACTTGTCACATTTGCTCGCTTGAATTTTCCTCCAAGTCATACGTCAAACTTCATCTCAAAGCAGTGCATGAGAACAAAAGAATGTTCAGCTGCAAACTTTGCCCAGCAAAATTCAAGCAAAATCAGCACTTGAACATACATTTGCAGGGAGTGCACCTAAAAGGAAAGACATTTAATTGTGCGCACTGTCAAGCCAAATTTCGTATCAGACAAAGTTTGAACTTACATATAAAGGCTAAGCATCTTGCACCATCTTACATTTGCGACTATTGCTCTGCAAAATTTGCGCTGAAAGGCGGTTTAAAGCTTCATATACGAGTAgtacatttaaaagaaaaactgttTAGTTGCCACCTGTGCCCCGCAAAATTTGGTCAGGGGTCAAATTTAAGAAGCCATGTGAGAAGAATCCACTTGGAAGACAAACCCTTTAGCTGTAACGTCTGCACCATTAAATATCAATACAAACAGGACCTTAAAAAACATATGCTCTCCCATTCGGAAAGAACGGAGGATAGTGTCGGAGGTGAGCTCCACTCTTAA